From Micromonospora nigra, one genomic window encodes:
- a CDS encoding histidinol-phosphate transaminase — MSEQQIHRAAANESPDPPPRAVLGAIAEASGRVNRYPEVYPTALVEAIAAHHDVPVDHVAVGAGGAGLIQQMLHLVNRGRGWGRREVLFAWRSFEGYPLIAEGMGVPVRRIPLRGADHDLPAMASAVRRRTKMIFLCSPNNPTGTAIRQDDLDRFLDRVPRRVFVVLDEVYRDFATDPETADGLRTYPRHPNLVVLRSFSKAYGLAGLRVGYAIGQPGPIAGLRAVTMPFVVPETAQAAAIAALASAPEYATRRAAVTAERGRVVDGLRAVGIPVPPSEGNFVWLPLGTRTGDFEAACRAEGLQVHAFSGEGVRVTVGLPESNDILLKVAASRAWSGV; from the coding sequence ATGTCCGAACAGCAGATCCACCGGGCCGCCGCGAACGAGAGCCCGGATCCGCCGCCGCGTGCGGTCCTCGGGGCGATCGCCGAAGCGTCGGGCCGGGTCAACCGCTACCCCGAGGTGTATCCGACGGCCCTGGTGGAGGCGATCGCCGCCCATCACGACGTGCCGGTCGACCACGTGGCCGTGGGGGCCGGCGGGGCGGGCCTGATCCAGCAGATGCTGCACCTGGTCAACCGTGGCCGCGGGTGGGGCCGGCGGGAGGTGCTGTTCGCCTGGCGGTCCTTCGAGGGGTACCCGCTGATCGCCGAGGGGATGGGCGTGCCGGTGCGGCGGATCCCACTGCGCGGAGCCGACCACGACCTGCCCGCGATGGCCTCGGCGGTCCGCCGGCGCACCAAGATGATCTTCCTGTGCAGCCCGAACAACCCCACCGGTACGGCGATCCGTCAGGACGACCTGGACCGGTTCCTCGACCGGGTGCCCCGCCGGGTCTTCGTGGTCCTCGACGAGGTGTACCGGGACTTCGCCACCGACCCGGAGACCGCCGACGGTCTGCGTACCTATCCCCGGCACCCGAACCTGGTGGTGCTGCGCAGCTTCTCGAAGGCGTACGGGCTGGCCGGTCTGCGGGTCGGCTACGCGATCGGGCAGCCTGGTCCGATCGCCGGGCTGCGCGCGGTGACCATGCCGTTCGTGGTTCCGGAGACCGCACAGGCCGCCGCCATCGCGGCGCTCGCCTCGGCGCCGGAGTACGCGACCCGCCGCGCGGCGGTCACCGCCGAGCGTGGGCGGGTGGTCGACGGCCTGCGGGCGGTGGGGATCCCCGTACCGCCGAGCGAGGGCAACTTCGTCTGGCTGCCGCTCGGCACCCGCACCGGTGACTTCGAGGCCGCCTGCCGGGCCGAAGGGCTCCAGGTGCACGCCTTCTCGGGCGAGGGCGTCCGGGTC